Genomic segment of Trichoderma breve strain T069 chromosome 7 map unlocalized scaffold00007, whole genome shotgun sequence:
ACCCCCAAAGAGACGGATATCTACAAGATCCACCAGTCCGGCGATCTCGCCAACCTGGATGGCTTAGACGACGAGTCTCTGGCCAAGCTCCCCTCGCTGCTTTCTCTTCGCGATGCCATTTACTCCGAGACGTTCCGCAACTACGTCTCTGGCATCACGGGCTGCGGGCCTCTGagcggcaagaagacggaCATGGCCATCAACATCTACACTCCCGGTTGCTACCTGCTCTGCCATGACGATGTAATTGGCAGTAGGCGGGTCAGCTACATTCTCTACCTGACTGATCCCGACACTCCTTGGAAGCCCGAATGGGGCGGCGCATTGCGTCTGTTCCCGATCCAGGAGATCAAGAAcaaagatggcgagattgccAAGACGCCGCTCCCTGACGTGGTCAAGGTCATTCCTCCCGCCTGGAACCAGCTGAGCTTCTTCGCCGTCCAGCCTGGCGAGAGTTTCCACGACGTCGAAGAGGTGTACCACGCCGAGACAaaggagcagctggagaaggagggtgGTCGCGTGCGCATGGCTATTAGCGGTTGGTTCCATATCCCTCAGATTGGAGAGGACGGATATAtcgagggcgaggaggagagaaacgCAAAGAACAGCGGCCTCATGCAGCTCCAGGGCAATCCTGCTCAGTACGATGCGCCTCAGGCACAGCCTGTCAAGGTCGAGGATGCAAAGGGCAGCGAGGCCGAGTTTGAGGAAGCAGACCTGGAGTTTTTGCTGCAGTACATTGCGCCGACGTATCTGACGCCTGATACGCTGGAACAAGTCTCGGAGCACTTTGAGGAGAACTCGAGCATCACACTTGGAGACGTCTTGTCCAAGAAATTCTCCAAACGCTTGCAGGATTACATCCAAGCACAAGAAAGGGCCACTCTTCCCGAGGAAAGCTCAGCTATTGAAAAGTCCACTTCATGGAAAGTGTCAAAACCGCCCCACAAGCACAGATATCTCTACCAACAGCCCTCTGCGTCAAGCAAATCTCGCAAATCGGCGGAGGAATCCCCAATTTCAGAGCTGCTGGATAAACTCTTCCCAAGTCGTCAGTTCCGCAACTGGCTGCAAGTCGCAACAGGCTGCACCATTGAGAGCCACGACGTCATGGCCAGGCGATTCCGCCGTGGAATGGACTACACTCTTGCCACCGGCCACGAGGGCAAGCCTCGTCTGGAGCTCAACCTGGGCCTCACCCCAACTACCGGCTGGGGAGACGtcgccgacgacgaagaagacgaagaagcccaagctgaagaggaagccaagaCTAACggaaagaacaagaagaagggcaagggcaaggctaAGGCCGTGGAGGAGCCTGAAAAGGAGGTCGTCGAGGTTGGTGGTCATGAAGTGTACATGGCTGGTGACGACGACTCCAACGAGGATGCGGCAGTGTACAAGTCTAGCGGGGACGACGACAATATTCTGTTCTTCCAGGCTGCGGCATGGAACAAGATGACGCTCGTTCTGCGGGATAGTGGTGCGCTCAAGTTTGTAAAGTATGTGAGCAAGAAGGCCAATGGCGACAGGTGGGATATCTCGGGTGTATTTGAAGTAGAAGAGCgagaggacgacgacgaggatgaagatgatgaggaagaggaagaggatgaagaagatgacgaggacgaggatgaagacgaagaggtgTTTGAAGGGTTCTCGGATTAGAAAGCGCGTGCAAAATTTTGACAAGTTAAGGATTTATGAAGCATCTATGCATACTATAGAATTTGTATTTTACATTTGGTTGGTTTTCATAAGCCTCTGTATCAAGGCTGGGTATCTAAATATCTCATGTCGTTGTTCTCCGTAAATTGCGCCTTATCCATGACCGTGATAGTAATAATACAAgaaactctctctctttccaaaTAGGCCCTTCCTTTCAATCTCAAGTCGGCGTCAAAGTCTCTGCAAATATATCTGATAATTCTGACCGCAAGATTTCTGTGATGCCTTGAGCTTCCTCGCTTCTCCCAGATTGCTTCAGATGATTCACCGTATCATGGCCCAGAAACGCGATCCACGGTATTGTGCCCATGCCTGTAAACTTGGCAAGGTTCAATTTCTCAGGACCCAGCGCCTGCACCAACTTTCGCAATCTCTTCTTGTCATTGAAGAACTGCAGGGCGGGAACGTGGTCGGGATGTGTTGGGTGATACAAATGCAGATGCGCTGTTTCTACCGGGAACGCTCGCGGGAGCCGTTCGGCTGTGGCCATGTGTGCTTCGAAAAGTTTCTCTGTTGGCATTGCTCTGCTGTATGCCTCTACAGTAGATAGCCAAGACACGGATCTCCATGGCTGAACAAGTAGTTTGGGGAGTGAAGGATTATGCTCAAAGAGCCGCTCTGCCTCAAGGATTGCCTGAATGGCCGCATCGAGGTTTCCGTAGTGGGACTGGCTCTTGATGCGGACAATCTGCGATAACAAAGAAGACGCACGAGCAATACGCTGCTCTTCGGTGACGTCTGCGGACTCGTTCATGGTGCGTATGATCCATTCCCAGGCCACTCCCTCCATGTTCTCAGCGACCAAGAATGGAACCAGTGCTCGAATAAAGGCCGGCTTGTCCAAGAACTGGAGGTCGCCTTCCGCCCCGGATGATCGAAGCCACCGAACAACTCGGAGAGCCGTGTCCGAGGATGATGCGGTAGGGGAGTTTGCCTCCgcagcagcctccatctGATGCCCCTTGGCCACCAAGCAGCCCGTGGCCGCCTTGAGCGTCATCATGCCCCTTGACACGGCATGGTCAAACACATCCATAGGGTCGCGATCCGACACCCACATCGCCTTCGGCAAGTGGGCGGCgttttgtttgttgctgctgttgtcgtAGCTGAACAAAGGATTGGAGAGAATGGACTTTAGATGCAGAGTTGCGGCAGACCGGCGAGTCTGGAGTTCGGCATCACCGGCCTTGGCGGGCGCCGCGGCGCTGTCCGAGGACGAGCGGCCGTATTCGCGGTCTAGTTGACTTCGAAAGGACGCCTTGAGGCCATCGAGCAGCTTCTGCGACTGCTGCTTGGAGATGGGCAGGGGTTCGTGATAGCCGGCGAAAAGCTTCCGGAGAGACTGCGCAGACTTGGTGGAGAACATGATGGGATTTTGATCAGGGCGATTATTCCTTGGAAAATTAATTCAAATCGACCAAGTAGATTCGTACAAGTAGTATCCGTAAGCACTGCCCAGAAGGCAGGCTGAGCAAGGGAGACAAGCTGTGCGGTGCAGCTGCAGGGAGGCTTCACTTGTCTCGAATTCGAGGCTGTTCCAATGAATCAAGCGATATGGATATcaaaaggcaaggcaaggctaCATTAGCCTCACCATGACATACGGCCGAGTCATGTGATACATGGGCTGAGACTGGCCCCCAATCGAGAGCTGCGGTGGAGCGTTTGTTCGCTAACTTGCAGTCTAAGGGCTGCTGGAAGGTACTTGTACCCGTACAGCGACTTGCCACGTCTTGATGCTGGGGCCGTGGCTCGGTGCAAAGAGATCCAATGCGCTGGCGagcatgtaccggtacagACACGGTGGCTCTTTGTCAGGCTGGACATGCGTAAAGTCGAGTTCCAAGTTCCATTCAATAGGTGACCGAAATATGCAGATGATTGGAAGCATTGACGGCTACCTGAGTAGAGgcagtacctgtactcgtacacaaGATACTGCAGACCCAGACTCTCTTACAGTAGCACCTGTTAGTACAGGTAAGGGTATCTCCTAGTGCAACTAACCGGTCCCTTAGTAATACTGGGTCATGGCGAGGCTggatgaaaagggaaagacAAGGCGTGCGAAGCATATGGCTGTCTCTTGCGGCTGGGCCAATTGCAGAGCCTCAGACTCATTGCCGGCAGGCCATGCAAACATTGTCTAGGTCTCACCTGTGCCCTGCCTCGCTATTCCAAGACACAATGGGCTCGCAACGGCCCAACTCGATCGAAGCTTGGGAGTGGAGGGCTGCCGAGCACAGTGTCGCCCGCACGGCTTGACAGGACTAGCCGCAAAGTTTAAGTGTGCGGGCGTCAGCTGCATCTTACGAGTCCCTGTGGGAAGCAGCACTGTGCAGATTCACTCGGCACAAGGTGCCTGTGCCAGTCCGGGTGCCCTTGCGCACGATCTGCGATTTCCAGCTCCAAGTACACAGTGCTGTCAGACAGtgcgagagggagagacaGACGGCAAGCCTCCATTGCCCCAGACTATTGGAAGTGTCTTTGTCAGTTTGAGTTGACGTGACCATCAGCGTCAATTCATGCGATAGAGGCCGAAAAATAGGTGCACATCAAATTATTCATATCATTAGGTGATCAATCACGTCAGTCAATTTGTATCTGTACATGTTACTGCATCCCGCCAAGATGATTCGACTAAGCCGTGCACGCAGCCTCGTGCTGGCCGGTGGGCGGCGGGCGACGGATCAGGCAGCGGCCAGAGCCTGCTCCTAGCCCTATCCGAGCGCTGAACAGCTCGCCTACCGCCCAACCTGCCCCTCCTTTGGGGCTCCTTTGGGGGGCGCCTTGGGCGGCTTTGACGCTGGATCTGGCACTGTGTAGCACCGAAACAGGTACCTGCTGCTGGGCTTTCAACGCGGTCAAGGGGGGCGTCACCAGGCGCTCAAGCCAAAAAACCTTCGTGACCAGCCTTTCGTCTGCTTCCGGGCAAAACCTCGTGCCCTCCACCTTTTGACCTCCCTTTGCCACAACACCACGCACCCTCAGCATCTACGGCTCTCTCCTGAGTACGCTCGGCTCTGTTCTCTtcgttgttgtttttttctccttctctccatcttttcttctctcatctctctgcTCGTTGCACCGCTCTGCAGAGGCCATCTGACGGGCCACTGCACAATTGCCACTTCCTTCCCATCTCCACATACCACACCTAATCAGCTTCCCATGTCTGAGGTCATCTCACGGCCATCTGCCTCACGCGGCAGAGGCTCCGGTCGAGGCGGCAGAGGGGGTTTCGCCGGTCGAGGCGGCCGCAGGGCCAATGGCGATAAGTTGGATCACAAGACCGCCGACGACAACTTGGGCACCTTTGAGGATGAGGGGGAGTTTGCCGAGCTTCGACAGCAGTATGGCGGCAAGACCTCTGTGATCCGCGAAATGTTCCCCGACTGGTCTGAGGCCGATATCCTCTATGCTCTCAAGGAGACAAACGGCGATGAGACTGAGGCTGTGACACGAATGGCTGATGGTACGTTTTGGGAGTCAAattttgctgcttgcttcCCCCCCAAAGatgtttccttttccctttgctgcCTGCAAAACAGAAAGCTCGCATACGGCAGCTCAATCccagagcagcagccgaTTTCACACGCTCGTAGCGGCTCAATTCCATGTTCAATTGCTAATGCcgattttttcttcttctctttataGGCACCATCTCCCAGTGGGGCGAAGTCtccaagacgaagaagaccGCTCgcaccaaggccaaggacaCATCCTCCGCACCCGTCAACACTGACTTGTCAGCCGGCGCTCGAACTGCTCGTGGTGGACGTAATGCTTCCGACGCAACTCGTGGCCGAGGCAGAGCTACCGACAGGGGTGGCCGTGGCGGACGTGCTCGATCGACTCATCCCACCAACGGATCTCGAACCAAGGAAAACCAGCAGCTGTCTGTGCCTACCGAAGAATCCCCCGCATACAAAGACGACGCGGCCAACGGCCTCGAAGAGAAGCCCGTATCTGTTGAAAAGGCCATCCCCGCCGAGCCCGTGAAGCCCGTTGCTCCCCAAGTCAAGACCTGGGCTAGCATGCTCCGGCAGTCGACAGCTCCCAAGGTTGTGCCGGCACTTCCAAAGGAAATCCCTGCCCCCAAGCCCGCCGAACCCGTAGAACCCGAACCCGTCCCCGAAACCGCCCCTGTTGAACCTGAACCTGCCAAGCCCGAGCCCGAAGCGGAACTCGAGGCCACTCCCGTTGTTGAGCAGGCCACTCCTGTTGTCcccgtcgccgtcgccgaACCCGTTGCCGAGATACAGCCCTCTCAAGATGAGCTCACCGAAACCAATCTCGAACAGGTTGTTGATGTCTCTCAGCCACCCGCGACAGACACTGCTGCAAGCACTGCTGCTGACTCTTGGGACCCCCGACAGAGCCCTCCTAGCGCCAATGCCACTCCTCTTTCAGCcgctcagcaacaacaccaagctcAGAGAACCGCCACCAGCGGTTATGCTGCTACTGCCTTGAAGGCTACTACTGAGAAGGCTGCCCCCCGTACTCCCAGCTTCCAGCGACGAGTTCTCGACCAAGAAGAGGCTGTCCGCATGCCGGGCAACCGTGAAGTGGATCGCGCTGCCGTGCAGTTCGGTGCCTTTAACctcgaagacgacgaagataTCGATGGCGAGCGTGAGGAGGCAGAGACTCGAGCTCAACCCCCCGCCGACTCGCCCGTTGCCGTTCCTAGAAcctctcttcctccggcttcttctcagcctgtTGCTGTACCGGAAACCTATGCTCCTAAACCCACGACTGCTCCCCCCCCTGGAATGACACCTAATGGTATGCAAatctctcccccctttctGTTTGAGTTgaacttttcttttccctctcttgTTCTGTTTCCTTTATATGAACCTTGTGTCCTTTGATCCTAATCATCCACGTAGCCGCTGTCGCTACCTCAGTTCAAGCACCTATCCCCTCCCAGCGTATGTTTCAATTGAAGTTCAAAGGTGGTTGCGAGTATTTACTAACagttttctctttcagctgctcaACAGCCTATCCCTAACGCTCAACAATTTGGTCGATACGGTCAGGCCGGTCCTCAGGACATCTCGGCAGCTCAGCAGAAGCCGCTGGATCCTTTCAACCAGGGCGCCCCCGCATCTCAACCGCCGTTCGATAACTTCGCGGCTCAAACTTCTCAGCCTCCCGCACAGCAGCCCGGTGCAGCCTTCTCCTCGGCACCTAGCGACTACTCAGCCTACTACACCGCAAACCCTCAGGACCGAAACCCATACGCCTTTTACGGCCAGCACTTTGGCCAGCAGGGAGCACACGCTCAACCGGAGGGTGTTTCCTCGCAACAGCGGCCCTTTGGAGGCTACAACGCCTCTCAAACTGATAACCTGAGCCAGTACCCGCAGAGCGCTACTGGCCACAACCAGCCAAGAtttggcggcagcaacgaGAACCAGAACAGCGGCCACTCCACTCCCAACCCCGTCACgcaggctcagcagcagcagccacagcaacAGGGAGGCCCTGGTTCTCAGCCTCAGGCTCACGGGCAATACCCCGGATATAGCCACCCATACTACAGCAACCCCTACTACCACCAATATTACTCTGCTGGATACGGCCAAGGAGGATTCGGTCCGTATGGCAAGGGTGGCATGTATGGACAGCCTTATGCCAATGCTCCGTATGACCATACCTCTTCCCCCGGAACATTTGGCCCCTCGTCCCTCCACAGAGAGAGCCCTCTTGGCTCCGGCCTTGGCGATTACGGCCGCGCTGGCTCTGGCCaggcagccagccagcctggCCTGGGAGGAAGCAGCTTCGGCAGCACCCACGACAGCTTCTCTCGCGGCGCCTCATCCTTCCAGTCCCAAGGACAGTCCTTCAGCAGCCAGACACAGCCAAGCAGCGGATCTTCGGCCGATGAGCTGAAGCCGTTTGGCGAGGCCAAGACTTCCTCTGGCCCCTcgccctctcttcctcggcctGGCTCTGCCACGAACACGGCACCCGGTGGACAAAGCGGCAGCCTCCCGCCTCCCCAGACATCCCAGATGGGCGGTGCCTATGGTGGCTACCCGAGCCACCTCCAAGGCCACGGCCTTCATGGTAGCGGCGCATACGGCATGGGCGCCGGTGCCGGTGGCAACCAGCACAGCACCCCCTATGGCTCTTACGGCCAGGGCGGATTCGGCAGCGGAGGCTACTACAGCACCggacagcagcaacagcagcaaggccaacagcagcagcaacgcgGCGGCTGGGGCGGAAACTACCATTAGTGGGGTAGATGCCGTGAAGGGAAACGACGAGGGCGATATCGCCGCGAGCGGGATGGGATCGCGCTCGTCATGAATCCAAGATTCGCAAAGGGGATGTGAATTTCCCCCACCCCCAtcatttttcttattttttactctttttttttttttacttacCCTTGTTCTTTATTACAAATGGACTTGTGTATGTGCGCGTGCCACTACACTAAACGCCTTATGAGAGGTTGATTTCGAGGTACGGGAGAGGGAACAGGGCAGCACCTACATGTGTGCCCCTCATGCAACTAAGGATCGGGAATGGAGgcggagagaaagaaaggaagtcTTGCTCAAGTCTCTTACTCGTTGATGCAAACGTGTACGATTGTTTCTTTTAATTTCATTTTTTCGAGAATCACCTAGAAGAAAGCAGGGTGGGCGGCTTGGGCAAAATGGAAAGAAAGGGCTACgaggatggatggggagCACGGATTTGTTTGATTGTCGTTCCCGCTCATTTGTTCCCCCTTGGGGGCACTCTCGAGGGCAACCGAAAAAAATTGACTGGTTTTGTTGTGATTTGACGCATGGGTCTCattcactttttttttgggagggccttttttcttttttttcccgcctGGGTATATTAAGTCGGCGGTGGTTTTACGGATAGGGCAGGTCattgaagaagcaaatcaCCATGGGAGGGGATTGAGATGCTTAAGTGGACACGGCGAATAGGCAGTCAACAAAAAAATGCAAACGTTTGATGAGTGCACGAACAAGACTGGTTTTTGATGTTTGATGCGTTCCAATGGCAATCAGCCATGTGTTTTTTgtgatgtttttgttttgtcttgatTTTGCCGTAGACCGCTGTCATTGTGCAGACTTGCTGGACGAGATATGGCGGTAGATGAGAGCGACAATCCGCGATTTTGGTATGGAGACGGGCAGGAGAATACGGCCGAGGTGGATGGATTGATGCAGTGCCCAGTTGGTTGCGCGCGTATTGAAGGCCCGATGACTCTTGGGGATCAAGACAAAATAAGGACAGCTTAAACATTGAGTTGCATTGCTAGCTTGCTAGCTTCATCTTGAGAGAGAGCCGACGGCTAGATGTATGTATGTCGATGCAGGGAAGTGTAAGTTATTGAAGCTGATGAGCGTAACTACTAAGACGCCGGCAGAGGCTTACTACTAACTTGGGAATAATGCCGATCCAGTAAGAGACTGACCATCCATCTGCCGATTCTAGCAGTTAACCTTACGAGTGTAAGATGGGGCAGCAAGGTATCCTTTTAGTGCACCCTTGTATGAATTCTTTTTATCTTACCAGCATGAAAAGTCGGGGAAGCTGGAGCCCGTGTGTATCTGTATAAAGTCCTATTTATTTGCCGTCCACGGGTGTTTTCCCAAGGTTTTGGATGGCCGGGAGCCGGGTGTGTGTGCCTTGCGggccttgggcttggcttGTGGAGAGGAGATGATAGATGGGGGTTTACAGCAAGCAATACTCCGTACGGCATATCACAACGCTTGGCCCGGTCCGAGATTGTGGAATATTACTAGGATTTTTTATTCACGTATGCAGAAAGGTTGTAGTGACAAGgttatctttttttgtcttggtcCTGGGGAGTTGATGTCATATGATGTAGGAATGATATATGAACGGTGtcctttctcctttttttgttccccGTTTGAACCTTGGATTGGCGTTTGCATTTTTGGTGCAGCACGCAATACGCTTGGGATACTTCTTATGGGGCAGTTTGCACTTGATCCTGCCAAGaattttttccctcctctgtTGGGCTTATCATGAggcaagagagaagaagataagCTGGATTGTCTTTCGTGATTGAGATtcaatcttttatttttctcttatctACGTCTTGGTTCTTCCTGTTTTGTTCAATTGACAGCCGCCCACCGGGGGTAACACCCAAATCGGCACCGGTTCTTTaaatcttttttatcttgttTTTTTAGGGGCTCCGGTTCCGCTCCGCTCCCGCGCCGACGGCAGGAACGACGCAGTTCTCGGTGACACATGGCGGCTCTTGCCAAAGAATTGGGAATGAAGGCGGGGGTGGAAAAGgacgaagatgcagaagtgaaatcttcgtcttcaattACAATTCGATCAatcggtgatggcgatgatggcgggGATATTGAGGACGACAAACAGGCGGCAGTTGCGACGAGTCGGCGAGTATCTTCGAGTTTGagcagagaaggagaagatggacgagatggacgagatgaagatggagatggagatgagccGAAGAATGATGCTGATCATCATGTTTTGACGCTATCGCGGGCACGATGCATTGCGCTGGTGGCCACCGTCACGGGCGCTGCGTTTCTCAATGTAAGTGAAATGGATGAAGCCTGCGCTGATGAGAAACTCTATACTCCGCCAACTCTTCCATCACAACTCTATCAACTATCAATGACTGACCAAATCATCATAGACCCTCTCCCTTCAGAGCGTCGTCATTATCCTCCCCACCATCGGTCGCCATCTTTCCATCCCCGAGAGTCGACAGCAATGGATTGTCTCCTCCTACTCACTCACCTTtggctgcttcttgttgttctGGGGCCGCGTCGCCGACTTGTATGGCAAACGCCTCATCTTTGTGCTGGGTTCCATCTGGGTGACGGCCGTCATGGCTGCGAATCCGTTTGTACCTAATGAGATTGGGTTCAACTTATTCCGAGGGCTTCATGGCTTGGTAAGGTTTCCCCGTATTTCTTATTGTACTTTGATCATAGCTAATCATCTCCTGTGACTCAAGGGGGCTGCTGCGAATGTGCCCACCGCGATTGGCATCTTGGGCGTCACGTTTCCCCctggcaaggcaaaaaaCTATGCTTTTGTTGCATACGGTATGACTACCTTATCACTATTTCTTTGTAGTATGCTTGTATGAACTGAACTGaccttcttcatccatctctcaGGTGCCGGTGCCCCTCTCGGAAGTGTCTTTGGAAACATACTTTCCGGCTTCATCGCCGAGTACTCTGACTGGAAATGGGTCTTCGGCGCTCTCGCCATCATGGGCGCCGTCGTTTCCATCTGTGGCATCCTTTTCGTACCTGCTCCTCCACCGTCAGCATCCAATTCGAACAGAAAAGGCCCGGCTTCAATTGACTGGATCGGTGCTACGCTCGTTACTgttggcctccttgctcTCATGTTTGCTCTTACCGAGGGCAACGTTGTAGGGTGGAATACTCCCTGGGTCCccgtcctcatcgtcgtttCTGTACTCATCATCGCTGCCTTTGCCGTCTGGCAGTGGTATTTGGAACGCAGATTAACGTCCGCTGTTCAAGCCGAATTGGATGCTAGTATTGTCGAACAAGGAGATACCGTCTCGTCACCATCGGATTCCCGCCGCCCTTTGCCACCAGCCTCGTCCCTCACTCCGCCGCTCATCAAAATCTCCATATTCCGCAACCTCCAATTCAGCGCTGTAATGGTCATCATGTGCGTCTTTTTCGCCTCCTTCAACAACTATCTCATCTACGCCACCTACTACTTTCAAGAATTCCAGGGTCTGTCGCCCCTACAGACTATGCTGCGGTTTATCCCAACAGGCGTGGGCGGTGCTACCGTTGCCATCATCGTTTCTCAGATCCTCGACCGCGTGCCCACGG
This window contains:
- a CDS encoding major facilitator superfamily domain-containing protein encodes the protein MKAGVEKDEDAEVKSSSSITIRSIGDGDDGGDIEDDKQAAVATSRRVSSSLSREGEDGRDGRDEDGDGDEPKNDADHHVLTLSRARCIALVATVTGAAFLNTLSLQSVVIILPTIGRHLSIPESRQQWIVSSYSLTFGCFLLFWGRVADLYGKRLIFVLGSIWVTAVMAANPFVPNEIGFNLFRGLHGLGAAANVPTAIGILGVTFPPGKAKNYAFVAYGAGAPLGSVFGNILSGFIAEYSDWKWVFGALAIMGAVVSICGILFVPAPPPSASNSNRKGPASIDWIGATLVTVGLLALMFALTEGNVVGWNTPWVPVLIVVSVLIIAAFAVWQWYLERRLTSAVQAELDASIVEQGDTVSSPSDSRRPLPPASSLTPPLIKISIFRNLQFSAVMVIMCVFFASFNNYLIYATYYFQEFQGLSPLQTMLRFIPTGVGGATVAIIVSQILDRVPTVFILITGNLSVSIACLLYAVPIPPTTSYFAWGLPAMVLSVVGADTTWPCLTLFTSRALPREHQAVGGALINAVGQFGRSIGLALSTATQTAVMANARGVPVKDVGSIKAWEPESLKGLRAASWMNFALGVASLVVVLIAFPTLEIVGKAESTPTKKQSEGVIRNTRSEKQEEAGDSERNRA
- a CDS encoding oxoglutarate and iron-dependent oxygenase degradation c-term domain-containing protein; the encoded protein is MKRKAESHASGKKAGSKKPKTTISPQDAKKRFRKGLFDDSVLESYTTEYAESSPYKHAVIHELVDDKLLRSVRSEIRDNVQFTPKETDIYKIHQSGDLANLDGLDDESLAKLPSLLSLRDAIYSETFRNYVSGITGCGPLSGKKTDMAINIYTPGCYLLCHDDVIGSRRVSYILYLTDPDTPWKPEWGGALRLFPIQEIKNKDGEIAKTPLPDVVKVIPPAWNQLSFFAVQPGESFHDVEEVYHAETKEQLEKEGGRVRMAISGWFHIPQIGEDGYIEGEEERNAKNSGLMQLQGNPAQYDAPQAQPVKVEDAKGSEAEFEEADLEFLLQYIAPTYLTPDTLEQVSEHFEENSSITLGDVLSKKFSKRLQDYIQAQERATLPEESSAIEKSTSWKVSKPPHKHRYLYQQPSASSKSRKSAEESPISELLDKLFPSRQFRNWLQVATGCTIESHDVMARRFRRGMDYTLATGHEGKPRLELNLGLTPTTGWGDVADDEEDEEAQAEEEAKTNGKNKKKGKGKAKAVEEPEKEVVEVGGHEVYMAGDDDSNEDAAVYKSSGDDDNILFFQAAAWNKMTLVLRDSGALKFVKYVSKKANGDRWDISGVFEVEEREDDDEDEDDEEEEEDEEDDEDEDEDEEVFEGFSD